The following proteins come from a genomic window of Nycticebus coucang isolate mNycCou1 chromosome 11, mNycCou1.pri, whole genome shotgun sequence:
- the ZNF425 gene encoding zinc finger protein 425, protein MAHPAWVTVTFDDVALYFTEQEWEILEKWQKEMYKQEMKTNYETLDSLGYAFYKPDLITWMEQGRMLLIRDQECLEKRLTISPSDEQLDLKNTGKALCFGDQGTFGTKEEESHLNGLQKHDLCATLLGERRKILSNRRSIFQSPSLEKTEIIHKKLNVTAPNQDRKGLWHKSPDTPGHLEIPAEPRVYYCYVCGKVFQVKSDLVNHKRCHSKNQLYKYPKSKNKSRGKSEFRWSQRFPYKRQRFQCNQCEKSYSLKDSLVAHQVVHTGQRPYPCPECDKTFRYRANLKKHLCLHKGERPFCCEECGKAFIEQCELTEHLRLHSGEKPFQCPLCGRSFHLKRGMKVHFSQHSGKKPFHCPECDRSFSQEAILKTHQRTRSEEKPFSCDNCGRKFIYRIKLNEHIRVHTGEKPFSCPECNKSFRLKRSLKAHRLQHSGQKPFQCPECNKSFFWRNAMEAHQRLHSEEKPFSCEECGKRFTRPSKLACHARVHSRQREFPCGECKKTFSQQAALTQHLKIHATEKPFSCAECSRSFRRRAHLTEHMRLHSGEEPFQCPECDKSFSWKASLKFHQRTHRDEKPFRCSECSKTYTHQSQLTEHLRVHSGEKPYQCPECNKTFRLKGNLKSHLLQHSGKKPFSCIMCGKSFTQQYRLTEHMRVHSGEKPFQCPECDKSYCIRGSLKVHLYTHSGERPFRCSECGKGFLQKRSLKAHLYHHSGERPFSCDECGRRFTYVGALKTHTALHAKERPSSL, encoded by the exons GCTATGCTTTTTACAAGCCAGATTTGATCACATGGATGGAACAGGGGAGAATGTTATTAATCAGAGATCAGGAATGCTTAGAGAAAAGACTGACAATTAGCCCTTCTGATGAGCAGTTGGACTTGAAGAACACTGGAAAGGCACTGTGTTTTG gtGACCAAGGAACTTTTGggacaaaagaagaagaatctcaTTTAAATGGTCTTCAAAAGCATGACTTGTGCGCTACTTTAttaggggagagaagaaagattTTATCGAATCGAAGATCCATCTTCCAGTCTCCAAGTCTGGAGAAAACAGAGATTATACACAAAAAACTCAATGTCACAGCTCCTAACCAGGACAGAAAAGGTCTGTGGCATAAGTCTCCAGATACACCAGGTCACTTGGAAATTCCGGCAGAGCCAAGAGTTTATTACTGCTATGTCTGTGGGAAAGTCTTCCAGGTAAAGAGTGACTTGGTAAACCACAAAAGGTGCCACTCCAAGAACCAGCTGTATAAATATCCAAAATCCAAGAACAAATCCAGAGGGAAATCTGAATTCAGGTGGAGCCAGAGGTTCCCTTATAAAAGGCAGCGGTTCCAGTGCAATCAATGTGAGAAGAGCTACAGTCTGAAGGACAGCCTAGTCGCTCACCAGGTTGTCCACACAGGACAGCGGCCCTACCCCTGCCCTGAATGTGACAAGACCTTCCGGTATAGAGCCAACTTAAAGAAGCACCTGTGTTTGCACAAAGGAGAAAGGCCCTTTTGCTGTGAGGAGTGTGGCAAGGCTTTCATTGAGCAGTGTGAGCTCACTGAGCACCTCCGGTTACACAGTGGGGAGAAGCCTTTCCAGTGTCCGCTGTGTGGCAGGAGCTTCCACCTGAAGAGAGGGATGAAGGTCCATTTTTCCCAGCATAGTGGGAAGAAGCCCTTCCACTGTCCAGAGTGTGACCGAAGCTTTTCTCAGGAGGCTATTTTGAAGACCCACCAAAGGACACGTAGTGAAGAGAAGCCATTTTCTTGCGATAATTGTGGCAGGAAATTCATCTACAGGATTAAACTCAATGAGCATATCAGAGTTCATACGGGAGAGAAGCCCTTTTCATGTCCTGAGTGTAATAAAAGTTTCCGCCTAAAGAGAAGCCTAAAAGCCCATCGGTTGCAGCACAGTGGACAGAAGCCCTTCCAATGCCCAGAGTGTAACAAGAGCTTCTTCTGGAGGAATGCCATGGAGGCCCACCAGCGTCTACATAGTGAGGAGAAGCCATTCTCCTGTGAGGAGTGTGGCAAGAGGTTCACCCGGCCCTCCAAGCTTGCCTGCCATGCCAGAGTTCATAGCAGACAAAGGGAATTCCCCTGTGGGGAGTGCAAAAAGACCTTTTCTCAGCAGGCAGCCCTCACACAGCACCTCAAGATCCACGCCACAGAAAAGCCATTCTCCTGTGCTGAGTGCAGCCGGAGCTTCCGCCGACGTGCACATCTCACTGAGCACATGAGGCTTCACAGTGGGGAGGAGCCTTTTCAGTGTCCTGAGTGTGACAAGAGCTTCTCCTGGAAGGCTTCCCTGAAGTTCCACCAGCGGACACACAGGGACGAGAAGCCCTTCAGGTGTAGTGAGTGTAGCAAGACTTACACTCATCAGTCTCAGCTCACTGAACATCTGAGAGTGCACAGTGGCGAGAAGCCCTACCAGTGTCCTGAATGCAATAAAACTTTCCGTCTCAAGGGAAATTTGAAAAGCCACCTGCTCCAGCACAGTGGCAAAAAGCCATTCTCTTGTATTATGTGTGGCAAAAGTTTCACTCAGCAGTACAGGCTCACAGAACACATGCGAGTCCATAGTGGTGAGAAGCCCTTCCAGTGTCCAGAGTGTGACAAGAGCTACTGCATAAGGGGAAGTTTAAAGGTCCATTTGTATACACACAGTGGAGAGAGACCCTTCCGGTGTAGTGAGTGTGGCAAGGGCTTTCTACAGAAGAGAAGTTTGAAGGCCCATCTGTACCATCACAGTGGTGAGAGGCCTTTTTCTTGTGATGAGTGTGGAAGGAGGTTCACATATGTGGGTGCGCTTAAGACCCACACTGCACTGCATGCCAAGGAAAGGCCATCCAGTCTCTAG